Proteins from one Impatiens glandulifera chromosome 2, dImpGla2.1, whole genome shotgun sequence genomic window:
- the LOC124926750 gene encoding U11/U12 small nuclear ribonucleoprotein 25 kDa protein-like isoform X2 yields MDPSSVTTEEATAYNSETVKKKAKLYSTLSALLDDPILSDVSKKPTLSDVDTLINLELGSAMRISVLKKDSTSFVNNSANVKDLKLAIKKKVNEREQSNMGHRQISWKHVWKNFCLSCQNVKMLDDSSSLQDHGLRNNAQVHFIPYVASKEFQRHSKRRKHRFFHGLNRKT; encoded by the exons ATGGATCCGTCGTCGGTTACTACTGAAGAGGCGACGGCGTACAATAGCGAGACTGTGAAGAAGAAGGCAAAGCTTTATTCTACACTCTCTGCACTTCTCGATGATCCCATTCTCTCTGATGTATCGAAGAAACCGACGTTATCTGATGTCGATACCCTAATCAATTTGGAGCTCGGCAGCGCCATGCGAATCTCTGTCCTTAAAAAGGACAGCACCTCCTTCG TTAATAATTCGGCGAATGTCAAGGATCTGAAATTGGCTATTAAGAAGAAAGTTAATGAGAGGGAGCAATCCAACATGGGACATCGTCAAATTTCCTG GAAACATGTATGGAAGAATTTCTGTCTTTCTTGTCAAAACGTTAAGATGCTTGACGACAGCTCCTCCTTGCAAGATCACGGCCTTCGCAACAACGCTCAG GTGCATTTTATCCCCTACGTCGCGTCAAAGGAATTCCAACGACATTCTAAAAGGAGAAAGCATCGCTTCTTTCATGGCCTAAACCGGAAAACATGA
- the LOC124926750 gene encoding U11/U12 small nuclear ribonucleoprotein 25 kDa protein-like isoform X1 → MDPSSVTTEEATAYNSETVKKKAKLYSTLSALLDDPILSDVSKKPTLSDVDTLINLELGSAMRISVLKKDSTSFDVAVNNSANVKDLKLAIKKKVNEREQSNMGHRQISWKHVWKNFCLSCQNVKMLDDSSSLQDHGLRNNAQVHFIPYVASKEFQRHSKRRKHRFFHGLNRKT, encoded by the exons ATGGATCCGTCGTCGGTTACTACTGAAGAGGCGACGGCGTACAATAGCGAGACTGTGAAGAAGAAGGCAAAGCTTTATTCTACACTCTCTGCACTTCTCGATGATCCCATTCTCTCTGATGTATCGAAGAAACCGACGTTATCTGATGTCGATACCCTAATCAATTTGGAGCTCGGCAGCGCCATGCGAATCTCTGTCCTTAAAAAGGACAGCACCTCCTTCG ATGTTGCAGTTAATAATTCGGCGAATGTCAAGGATCTGAAATTGGCTATTAAGAAGAAAGTTAATGAGAGGGAGCAATCCAACATGGGACATCGTCAAATTTCCTG GAAACATGTATGGAAGAATTTCTGTCTTTCTTGTCAAAACGTTAAGATGCTTGACGACAGCTCCTCCTTGCAAGATCACGGCCTTCGCAACAACGCTCAG GTGCATTTTATCCCCTACGTCGCGTCAAAGGAATTCCAACGACATTCTAAAAGGAGAAAGCATCGCTTCTTTCATGGCCTAAACCGGAAAACATGA